A window of Methanomassiliicoccales archaeon contains these coding sequences:
- a CDS encoding MEDS domain-containing protein: MTKGGREPGEALIEAKPYALSSICPGDKVALFYHRSNEMLDTVISLLKEGVRHHEMCVFMSRSSSSEIKDRFKALGLDIGSYPGIMVVPTSILRMEEYSFETIADQMRALVHQARGQGYSGARLIMDVPEELAEQVPEEGTWRKLDLIREELEIAVVCMYDLTTLSPKLLMRSLTSYPIIIEQGMLCQNYFHRPSKESGSTDISRDLFQQLNTIRTENVQRMMVEEERSQLILANERLHEENIRRKMVEFALLQAENNQRIMLDAMTEMVLMVDRELKVTQGNSAFVKFLEGLGLDTAFEGKTIFELFIGLPAENRYLYEEIFQYGYTTVTEESVTLMDGRTGLQVHRVPVFKGDMVEMIVVIFRPHPVTEFPHTGIWELAPKLKAAVRDPQGPLGTTLNKYPRPVLVHDIDGNLYLYNESACSEMGYSWEELGALRNTREIFVNSPEDVKPYRRFNIGGRIFAPATLQRKDGTRVDVMRYLIFMGQGEGRRIISVLRPL; encoded by the coding sequence ATGACCAAGGGTGGAAGGGAACCCGGGGAGGCGCTCATCGAAGCCAAGCCCTACGCCCTTTCATCCATTTGCCCCGGGGACAAGGTCGCCCTGTTCTATCATCGTTCGAACGAGATGCTTGACACGGTGATCTCCTTGTTGAAAGAGGGCGTTAGGCACCACGAGATGTGCGTTTTCATGTCCCGATCGTCCTCGTCGGAGATCAAGGACCGGTTCAAAGCATTGGGGCTTGACATCGGTTCATACCCCGGCATAATGGTCGTTCCCACCTCCATCCTGAGGATGGAAGAATATTCGTTTGAAACGATCGCCGATCAGATGCGTGCTCTGGTCCATCAGGCAAGGGGGCAGGGATATTCCGGGGCCCGTCTGATCATGGACGTGCCCGAGGAGCTGGCTGAACAGGTACCAGAGGAGGGAACGTGGCGAAAGCTGGACCTGATCAGGGAAGAGCTGGAGATCGCCGTGGTCTGCATGTACGACCTCACCACCCTCTCGCCTAAGCTGTTGATGCGGTCACTGACCTCATACCCTATCATCATCGAGCAGGGGATGCTTTGTCAGAATTACTTTCATCGTCCATCAAAAGAGAGTGGGTCCACAGATATCTCCCGCGATCTCTTCCAGCAATTGAACACCATCCGGACGGAGAACGTCCAGAGGATGATGGTGGAGGAGGAACGTTCTCAGCTCATTCTCGCGAACGAGCGCCTTCACGAGGAGAACATCCGACGCAAGATGGTGGAGTTCGCCCTTTTACAGGCGGAGAACAATCAAAGGATCATGCTGGACGCCATGACGGAAATGGTATTGATGGTGGACCGGGAGCTGAAGGTCACCCAGGGCAACAGCGCCTTCGTGAAGTTCTTGGAAGGGCTGGGGTTGGACACCGCGTTCGAGGGGAAGACGATCTTCGAGCTTTTCATCGGACTTCCCGCCGAGAACCGGTACCTATACGAGGAGATCTTCCAATATGGATACACAACGGTCACCGAGGAATCGGTCACGTTAATGGACGGACGAACGGGGCTTCAGGTTCACCGGGTACCGGTCTTCAAGGGCGATATGGTGGAAATGATCGTGGTCATATTCCGGCCGCATCCGGTGACCGAGTTCCCCCACACCGGAATTTGGGAGTTGGCCCCGAAGTTGAAGGCGGCGGTCCGAGATCCTCAAGGTCCGTTGGGGACAACGCTCAACAAATACCCCCGTCCAGTGCTGGTCCACGATATCGATGGCAACCTGTACCTCTATAACGAATCGGCCTGCTCTGAGATGGGATATTCATGGGAGGAGTTGGGAGCTTTGAGGAACACTCGGGAAATTTTTGTCAATTCGCCCGAGGATGTAAAACCTTACCGCCGGTTCAACATCGGAGGGCGGATCTTTGCGCCCGCCACTTTACAGCGCAAGGACGGGACCAGGGTCGATGTCATGCGTTACCTGATCTTCATGGGTCAAGGGGAAGGGCGACGTATCATCTCAGTTCTTCGGCCGTTGTAA
- the dcd gene encoding dCTP deaminase, which translates to MCLVPDHEIESMLNDGSLVITDFIPEGLTPNGYDLRVAEVRLEGGESVTAGTVSIPPGRLFFVSTIERVELPDDLAAQLWTRTSWLRKGLLMGLGKIDAGFHGTLTFSGLNASSSPVELPIGSRMVQMVLERMSSPVERTYAKRSGNYQGQQGITLKPADKK; encoded by the coding sequence ATGTGCCTGGTCCCGGACCACGAGATCGAATCGATGCTGAACGATGGCTCCCTGGTCATCACTGATTTTATTCCGGAGGGCCTCACCCCCAACGGATATGACCTGAGGGTGGCCGAAGTGCGTTTGGAAGGGGGGGAGAGCGTGACCGCCGGTACCGTTAGCATACCGCCGGGCAGGCTGTTCTTCGTATCGACCATTGAAAGGGTGGAGCTCCCGGACGACCTGGCCGCCCAATTATGGACCCGGACGTCCTGGTTGAGGAAGGGATTGCTTATGGGTCTGGGCAAGATCGACGCCGGCTTTCACGGCACGTTGACGTTCAGCGGGCTCAACGCCTCCTCCTCGCCGGTGGAACTGCCGATCGGCAGCCGCATGGTGCAGATGGTCCTTGAGCGCATGAGCTCCCCGGTGGAGCGTACCTACGCCAAGCGCAGCGGCAACTACCAGGGGCAGCAGGGTATCACATTAAAGCCAGCCGATAAGAAGTAG
- a CDS encoding class I SAM-dependent methyltransferase family protein: MRSLSVRVRKGEGESVRKKLLEDGLLNQSLYVEKDQDHLYLPVTARPDVGEVEEREFRERERDERDYKVLSQVPEELRALLPTSFDTLGDIAIIRLPDELIPHAKTIGDALMLAFPRLRSVFMDHGVAGELRVRDLEVISGEDRSETVHVEYGLRFKIDPRKAYFNPRLATERRRVASLVREGELVVDMFSGVGPFAIMIAKTARPSLVYAIDLNPEAVELMKDNVQLNKVDRVVPLEGDARQWVFDLPCADRVIMNLPHTAKDFFADALTRLKMGGVMHFYHICEKDEFPAVLDELITQARGMGVEVQVLRSEELKTYSPSASVFSADLLLIGWL; the protein is encoded by the coding sequence GTGCGTTCCCTTAGCGTCAGGGTCCGGAAGGGGGAAGGGGAGTCGGTCCGTAAAAAGCTTTTAGAGGACGGGCTGCTGAACCAATCCCTATACGTGGAGAAGGACCAGGACCACCTTTACCTGCCGGTGACCGCAAGGCCAGACGTCGGGGAGGTGGAGGAACGCGAGTTCCGCGAAAGGGAAAGGGACGAGCGGGACTACAAGGTGCTGAGCCAAGTGCCAGAGGAGCTGAGGGCGTTGCTCCCCACATCGTTCGATACTTTGGGGGATATAGCCATCATACGCCTGCCCGATGAGCTGATCCCCCATGCCAAGACCATCGGCGACGCTCTGATGTTGGCGTTCCCTCGCCTGCGTTCCGTGTTCATGGACCACGGGGTGGCCGGTGAACTTCGCGTACGGGACCTGGAGGTGATCTCCGGCGAGGACCGCAGCGAGACGGTGCACGTCGAGTACGGGCTGCGCTTCAAGATCGACCCTAGGAAAGCGTACTTCAATCCTCGGCTAGCTACCGAGCGCCGGAGGGTGGCGTCCCTGGTCAGGGAGGGGGAACTGGTCGTGGACATGTTCTCCGGTGTCGGACCCTTCGCCATCATGATCGCCAAGACGGCCCGTCCCTCATTGGTCTACGCCATCGACCTGAACCCCGAAGCGGTGGAGCTGATGAAGGACAACGTCCAGTTGAACAAGGTGGACCGGGTGGTGCCGTTGGAAGGGGACGCCCGGCAATGGGTGTTCGACCTGCCCTGCGCCGACCGGGTGATAATGAACCTTCCTCATACGGCCAAGGATTTCTTCGCTGACGCGCTGACGCGTTTGAAGATGGGTGGGGTCATGCACTTCTACCATATCTGCGAAAAGGACGAGTTCCCGGCGGTGCTGGATGAACTGATCACGCAGGCCAGGGGCATGGGCGTGGAGGTCCAGGTGCTGCGCAGCGAGGAGCTTAAGACCTACTCTCCCAGCGCTTCGGTGTTCTCCGCCGATCTACTTCTTATCGGCTGGCTTTAA
- the dph5 gene encoding diphthine synthase produces the protein MGELIFVGLGLGGTDDLSTRAVNALKGCDQVFGEFYTSKLIDSTPDELESLIGKKIVRLSRREVEEEEIVIEASKKGKVAFITAGDTMAATTHVDLKIRAMEDGIKTTIIYGISIFTACSSALGLQPYKFGRTVTIPFQEPGYTPLSPYENIFDNWSRGLHTLVLLDIREEEERYMTANQAVEWLLAAEKAVGKGMITDKQIICAAARVGSQTEKVAANYPQVMLNEDMGPPLHAVVVPGKLHFVEAYALVKFAGAPDEIAEDQNL, from the coding sequence ATGGGAGAATTGATATTTGTTGGTTTAGGGCTAGGAGGAACGGACGATCTGAGCACCAGGGCCGTGAACGCACTGAAGGGATGCGACCAGGTCTTCGGGGAGTTCTATACCTCCAAGCTCATCGACTCCACCCCGGACGAACTGGAATCATTGATCGGCAAAAAGATCGTCCGCCTGTCCCGCCGGGAGGTGGAGGAAGAGGAGATAGTGATCGAGGCCAGCAAGAAAGGGAAGGTCGCTTTCATCACCGCCGGGGACACCATGGCCGCGACGACGCATGTGGACCTGAAGATACGTGCGATGGAGGACGGGATCAAGACCACCATCATCTACGGGATATCCATCTTCACCGCCTGCTCCTCCGCCTTGGGGCTGCAGCCGTACAAGTTCGGCCGGACCGTCACCATACCCTTCCAGGAGCCGGGGTATACCCCTCTCTCCCCCTACGAGAACATATTCGACAACTGGTCTCGCGGACTGCACACCCTGGTGCTACTGGACATACGCGAGGAGGAGGAGCGCTACATGACCGCCAACCAGGCCGTGGAATGGCTGCTGGCGGCCGAAAAGGCCGTGGGCAAGGGCATGATCACCGACAAACAGATCATCTGCGCCGCCGCCCGCGTCGGCTCCCAAACCGAGAAGGTGGCGGCCAATTATCCGCAGGTCATGCTGAACGAGGACATGGGACCGCCGCTGCACGCCGTGGTGGTGCCGGGCAAACTGCATTTCGTGGAGGCTTACGCACTGGTGAAGTTCGCTGGAGCGCCGGATGAGATCGCCGAGGATCAGAACCTGTAG
- a CDS encoding ATP-binding protein yields MNDIGRVFGNSVMELRFRTSEAEDLQVGEMLVVEEGDVKFLVRTMDVLFGADAAEESWMEKEAGVALRHSSEAYDYDGVRSNLYKVGVCTPLGCLKDGCYRKAKSIPRHFSRVRRADQVDYDFLKPMMGDVEVGHLRSGDRVMDFRVGIESRSFPHHVGIFATTGMGKSNLMKSLALSCMASRRCGFLILDPHGEYYDGGERGKKGLSHSKLAAESLDVYASRRLEGPHSSIHVSSGEIEIPDLANLYEFSGPQLECLQAAQYRYGERWLEDLRDRDVSTIVKDLGGKFHEGSVNVIKRRLDSIFQFDLVTTDRNLSMTKAVISALQSGKTVLVDTSNMFEAEELLVSTVLARAVFEHNKAIYSDKEKFERSPPVLIALEEAQRVLSQSKGTVFSQLAREGRKFKVGLCAVSQQPKLINEEIISQFNTLFVLGLADKRDRDILRNSAKQDISMLDNEIQMLMPGEALVASPFTPFAIPCRVHLYEEYLEEMNARVGDMSIKVKKDVDDRFF; encoded by the coding sequence ATGAACGATATCGGCAGGGTCTTCGGCAACAGCGTGATGGAGCTGCGATTTCGCACCTCGGAGGCGGAAGACCTCCAGGTGGGCGAGATGCTGGTTGTCGAGGAGGGGGACGTCAAGTTCCTGGTGCGCACCATGGACGTGCTCTTCGGGGCCGACGCTGCCGAAGAGAGCTGGATGGAGAAGGAGGCGGGCGTGGCCCTGCGTCATTCTTCCGAGGCCTACGATTATGACGGGGTCAGGTCCAACTTGTACAAGGTGGGGGTATGCACCCCGCTGGGCTGCCTGAAGGATGGCTGCTATCGTAAAGCCAAATCGATACCGCGTCACTTCTCCCGCGTGCGCCGTGCTGACCAGGTAGACTATGATTTTCTCAAGCCCATGATGGGCGACGTGGAGGTGGGCCATCTGCGCTCGGGGGACCGGGTCATGGACTTCCGTGTAGGCATCGAGAGCCGTTCCTTCCCGCACCACGTAGGGATATTCGCCACCACTGGAATGGGAAAAAGCAACCTGATGAAGTCATTGGCCCTTTCCTGCATGGCCTCCCGACGCTGCGGCTTTCTGATATTGGACCCGCACGGCGAGTACTACGATGGAGGCGAACGGGGTAAGAAGGGGCTCTCCCACTCCAAACTGGCCGCTGAATCCTTGGACGTCTACGCCTCACGGCGTTTGGAAGGCCCGCACAGCTCCATACACGTTTCCAGCGGTGAGATCGAGATCCCAGACCTGGCGAACCTGTACGAGTTCAGCGGTCCCCAGCTGGAGTGCCTGCAGGCGGCGCAGTACCGCTACGGCGAGAGATGGCTGGAGGACCTGCGTGACCGGGACGTGAGCACCATCGTCAAGGACCTGGGCGGGAAGTTCCACGAGGGCAGCGTCAATGTCATCAAGCGGAGATTGGATTCCATATTCCAATTCGACCTGGTGACCACGGACCGCAATCTCTCGATGACCAAGGCGGTGATCTCGGCGCTGCAGTCCGGAAAGACCGTCCTGGTGGACACTTCCAACATGTTCGAGGCAGAGGAGCTGCTGGTGTCCACGGTTCTGGCCAGGGCCGTCTTCGAGCATAACAAGGCCATCTACTCCGACAAGGAGAAGTTCGAAAGATCTCCGCCGGTGCTCATCGCCCTGGAGGAGGCTCAGCGAGTCCTTTCCCAATCGAAGGGAACGGTATTCTCGCAGCTGGCTCGCGAGGGACGAAAGTTCAAGGTCGGACTATGCGCCGTATCGCAGCAGCCCAAACTGATCAACGAGGAGATCATCAGCCAGTTCAATACCTTGTTCGTTCTCGGACTTGCGGACAAACGCGACCGGGACATACTGAGGAACTCGGCCAAGCAGGACATATCCATGCTGGACAATGAGATACAGATGCTCATGCCCGGGGAAGCCTTGGTCGCCTCGCCCTTCACCCCCTTCGCCATCCCCTGCCGGGTGCACCTCTACGAAGAATACCTGGAGGAGATGAACGCCAGGGTCGGAGATATGTCCATTAAGGTAAAGAAGGATGTAGATGACCGGTTCTTCTGA
- a CDS encoding cation:proton antiporter: MDAETTFLLEMALVLVTAGATAVLFSRLRLPVVIGYLAAGIILGPNLFSSSLISDIGTISNLANIGIVLLMFTLGLEFNLRRLRKVGLFAALAGSIEIALMIALGYGLGQFLGWSTVQSVFLGAVMSISSTAVIIKVLSDASMMRKEFADAIIGILIIEDIAAVVILTLASPLAAGDAVTFSSILLQVSFIGIFMVIALVLGLAIVPRIMDRVYRNHSAETLLVVSLGLCFGMAIVAHLFGLSVAIGAFLMGVIVSQSKAQERLEERIAPIKEMFMAIFFISIGMLIDPWLVIDNILIAIVIAVVFIIGKAFSVSVGTFLSNKDTRTSLMTGLGMVAMGEFSFVIAKTAFDLGAVDQLFYSSVVGAALITMLFLPASFRRAPRTIDKLSKFIPGSVKETLRRVDCLRRDMTAWMSVHLDRRREVRRQIFWIFIDLVIIFLLQLFAVTFYDIVEILGADPAGIEAITYLAFISVLIALMLPPLLNILNRIRFIGLMLIRGVMEKGHFEKGAEGRLFKVFVDLIVAGIGVFLFFMFIPIAPHVEMFPLLPVFGIIIGLIISYLLWDANKSAYDRMCQILTDGFKEE, from the coding sequence ATGGATGCGGAGACGACCTTCCTGCTGGAGATGGCCCTGGTCCTGGTCACGGCCGGGGCCACGGCCGTACTGTTCTCTCGCCTACGACTGCCAGTGGTCATCGGATACCTGGCCGCCGGGATCATCCTGGGACCGAACCTTTTCAGTAGCTCGCTCATCTCCGACATAGGTACCATAAGCAACCTGGCGAACATAGGCATCGTGCTGCTGATGTTCACCCTGGGCCTGGAGTTCAATCTGCGCCGCCTGCGCAAGGTGGGGTTGTTCGCCGCTCTGGCAGGCAGCATTGAGATCGCCCTGATGATCGCGCTGGGTTACGGACTGGGGCAGTTCCTGGGCTGGTCTACGGTGCAGTCGGTGTTCCTGGGGGCGGTCATGAGCATCAGCTCCACCGCCGTGATCATCAAGGTGCTCTCCGACGCCTCGATGATGCGCAAGGAGTTCGCCGATGCCATCATCGGCATTCTGATCATCGAGGACATCGCCGCGGTGGTCATACTTACCCTGGCTTCGCCTCTGGCCGCCGGTGATGCTGTCACCTTCAGCAGCATATTGCTGCAAGTGTCCTTCATCGGGATATTCATGGTGATAGCTCTGGTGCTCGGTCTGGCGATAGTGCCTAGGATCATGGACCGGGTCTATCGGAACCACTCCGCGGAAACATTGTTGGTGGTATCACTGGGTCTGTGCTTCGGCATGGCCATCGTGGCTCATTTGTTCGGCCTGTCCGTGGCCATCGGTGCCTTCCTCATGGGCGTGATCGTCTCTCAATCGAAGGCGCAGGAACGCCTGGAGGAGAGGATCGCCCCCATCAAGGAGATGTTCATGGCCATTTTCTTCATATCCATCGGAATGCTCATCGACCCTTGGCTGGTGATCGACAACATCCTGATCGCCATAGTCATAGCCGTGGTCTTCATCATCGGAAAGGCCTTCAGCGTGAGCGTGGGCACGTTCCTCAGCAACAAGGACACCAGGACCTCCCTGATGACCGGGCTTGGAATGGTGGCCATGGGAGAGTTCTCCTTCGTCATTGCGAAAACGGCGTTCGACCTGGGGGCGGTGGACCAACTGTTCTACTCTTCCGTCGTCGGCGCTGCGCTCATCACCATGTTGTTCCTCCCCGCCTCTTTCCGCCGGGCGCCGAGGACCATCGATAAATTAAGCAAGTTCATCCCCGGATCGGTCAAGGAGACCTTGCGCCGGGTGGACTGCCTGCGCAGAGATATGACCGCTTGGATGAGCGTTCACCTTGACCGCCGCCGGGAGGTGCGCCGCCAGATCTTCTGGATCTTCATCGACCTGGTCATCATATTCCTGCTGCAGTTGTTCGCGGTCACCTTCTACGATATCGTAGAGATACTGGGAGCGGACCCGGCCGGCATCGAGGCCATCACCTACCTGGCATTCATCTCCGTCCTCATCGCCCTGATGCTTCCCCCGCTGCTGAACATACTCAACCGCATACGGTTCATCGGTCTGATGCTGATACGCGGGGTCATGGAGAAGGGGCATTTCGAAAAGGGAGCGGAAGGTCGCCTTTTCAAGGTCTTCGTGGACCTGATCGTGGCCGGCATCGGCGTGTTCCTTTTCTTCATGTTCATCCCCATCGCCCCCCATGTGGAGATGTTTCCCCTGCTCCCGGTGTTCGGCATCATCATCGGGTTGATCATCTCATACTTGTTGTGGGACGCCAACAAGAGCGCCTACGACCGCATGTGCCAGATCCTAACGGACGGCTTTAAGGAGGAGTGA
- a CDS encoding exonuclease SbcCD subunit D, with protein MRIAHIADTHVGFSAYRRSDPGSGINQREIDVYQAFARQIDSIVKVRPDLVLHAGDLFDSVRPSNRALSVVLEQLLRLSEENIPIMLIAGNHSTPRLRETGSVFRLFEHIEGVHPAYTPGAHKLEMGDLLVTAFPHQDRDGLISELQNWKRGKHRFEVGMLHTGIQGLSRYSMGEANELNLPSSLLNLDMDYIALGHFHERNEITANACYSGSLERMSFSEAGQEKGYFLVDLERRKREFVPLKTRPMFSLGPFSAKGRSAAELQRELVSALESVDLKGALVRLIVKDIPPAINRSLDQNALRSLAEDAVHLELKFDIVQEGSSVQWRSTSLGDMDREFDTFLSQYAVEGVDKERLRQKGLEYIHGGMKE; from the coding sequence ATGAGGATAGCGCACATCGCCGACACGCACGTGGGCTTTTCTGCTTACCGGCGCTCTGACCCCGGTTCAGGGATCAACCAGCGAGAGATAGACGTCTATCAGGCCTTCGCACGCCAGATCGACTCCATCGTAAAGGTGCGTCCTGATCTTGTACTGCATGCCGGCGACCTGTTCGATTCGGTAAGGCCGTCCAACAGGGCGTTGTCCGTGGTGCTGGAGCAGTTGCTGCGATTGTCGGAGGAGAACATCCCCATCATGCTCATCGCCGGCAACCATTCCACCCCCAGGCTGAGGGAGACCGGTAGCGTGTTCCGCCTGTTCGAGCACATCGAAGGGGTGCACCCGGCGTATACACCTGGGGCTCACAAACTGGAGATGGGGGACCTGCTGGTCACCGCCTTCCCGCATCAGGACCGGGACGGGCTCATCTCCGAACTGCAGAACTGGAAGCGGGGGAAGCACCGCTTCGAGGTAGGGATGCTCCATACCGGCATACAAGGGCTTTCCCGCTACAGCATGGGCGAGGCGAACGAGCTGAACCTACCTTCATCACTGCTCAACCTGGACATGGACTACATCGCCCTTGGCCATTTCCACGAAAGGAACGAGATAACCGCCAACGCCTGTTACAGCGGTTCCTTGGAGCGCATGTCGTTCTCCGAGGCGGGGCAGGAAAAGGGATATTTCCTAGTGGACCTGGAGCGGAGGAAGAGGGAGTTCGTACCTCTGAAGACCAGACCCATGTTCTCGCTGGGACCGTTCAGCGCCAAGGGACGCAGCGCGGCGGAGCTTCAGCGTGAGCTCGTCTCGGCCCTGGAATCGGTGGATCTCAAAGGTGCCCTGGTCCGTCTGATCGTGAAGGACATCCCCCCGGCGATCAACCGGTCCCTGGACCAGAACGCCTTGCGTTCGTTGGCCGAGGACGCCGTACATTTGGAACTGAAGTTCGACATCGTGCAGGAAGGTTCCTCCGTTCAATGGCGCTCCACCTCGCTGGGAGATATGGACCGAGAGTTCGACACCTTCCTGTCCCAGTACGCGGTGGAGGGAGTGGACAAGGAGCGCCTGCGACAGAAGGGATTGGAGTACATCCATGGGGGGATGAAGGAATGA
- a CDS encoding SMC family ATPase — protein MRLRYMELRNYRKFREAKIEFPDGVVAIVGQNGTGKTTLLEAVSWALYGNESSVVRNGKEGVITTGASLGDTCSVSLEFELGGDGYHLVRSMRGKEMRVDASLEVNGELVAKGDRAVTEAVTTRLGMDHRAFFVSVFAKQKDLNALANIKPAERKKLVLRMLGVDFLNDVVTSVDRDARSTKNQAEQLQLLLKDQQGRDKEKLLREDISVHQVELEKIKVKEVAMTGERLQAAALVSESRALWENEEGRYRLDVALERRLTGLRVGLGSRREHLARLQREIGELRRLSSSLPGLELQEEEYQKVRAETERMNLLREDYLRKQRLEEDIGNARKARDDLETEKEQTAQGLSRLPDVEGRLSTVETSLEETRDTATTIASQKRLAESERDRLQRSLSESAQKTAEIEVLGEESNCPTCLRRMGRQYADLLRRYAEEQGSISDNLVELGRTIEELEGQRRKNEQRKKVLEDRRKELLEQSRNVASLRERERKILQSLDIIAERNDVLKKELTAMGAVEYDQTAHDHARRKMIDLEPAHLAVGKAQTRLERLPLAETEQGGMSSILTEEEGQLSGVSQERSDLNFDALVLQQRKARYEEVRDKEEKLAQEMVRVDGEKRRLISEMEGLNKRSEELDEIKTRHRVLMTDLEMLNRLGQVMRDFKENVISRVIPTLSNVSSDLLSQLTDGKYGGIRLDEEYQMYLYDQGEEHPLERFSGGESDLANLCLRLAISRMIMERSGSQMNFMVLDEIFGSQDQSRKRNILETLGQLQKQFRQILLITHIEDVKDNVSAVLKVTEKEDGSSAVALED, from the coding sequence ATGAGGCTGCGCTATATGGAACTGCGAAATTACCGCAAGTTCCGCGAGGCCAAGATCGAGTTCCCTGACGGCGTGGTGGCGATCGTTGGACAGAACGGCACCGGTAAGACGACCCTGCTGGAGGCGGTCTCTTGGGCCTTGTACGGAAATGAAAGCTCCGTGGTACGGAACGGCAAGGAAGGGGTGATCACCACCGGCGCTTCACTGGGCGATACGTGCTCCGTTTCCCTGGAGTTCGAACTGGGAGGGGACGGATATCATTTGGTGCGCAGCATGCGTGGCAAAGAAATGCGGGTGGACGCCTCATTGGAGGTCAACGGGGAGCTCGTGGCCAAGGGCGACCGAGCGGTGACCGAGGCTGTGACCACCAGATTGGGCATGGACCATCGGGCCTTCTTCGTCTCCGTCTTCGCCAAGCAAAAGGACCTCAACGCCCTGGCGAACATAAAGCCAGCGGAACGTAAGAAACTGGTGCTGCGCATGTTGGGCGTGGATTTCCTCAACGACGTGGTGACCTCGGTGGACCGGGACGCGCGTTCGACGAAGAACCAGGCCGAGCAACTGCAGCTATTGCTGAAGGACCAGCAGGGCCGGGACAAGGAGAAGTTGCTCAGGGAGGACATCTCCGTCCACCAGGTCGAGCTGGAGAAGATAAAGGTCAAAGAAGTGGCGATGACCGGGGAGAGGTTGCAGGCCGCGGCGCTGGTCAGTGAGAGCCGCGCCCTCTGGGAAAATGAGGAAGGACGCTATCGTCTGGATGTGGCCTTGGAGAGGCGCCTCACCGGCCTGCGGGTCGGCCTGGGATCCCGACGGGAACATCTGGCACGGTTGCAACGGGAGATCGGTGAACTGAGGAGACTTAGCTCATCACTACCCGGATTGGAGCTGCAGGAGGAGGAATATCAAAAGGTCAGGGCGGAGACGGAGCGCATGAACCTTTTACGGGAGGACTACCTTCGAAAACAAAGATTGGAGGAGGACATCGGCAACGCCCGTAAGGCCAGGGACGACCTGGAAACGGAAAAGGAGCAGACCGCTCAAGGTCTTTCCCGACTGCCTGACGTCGAGGGGCGCCTTTCTACTGTGGAGACCTCCCTGGAAGAGACCAGAGATACCGCTACCACCATCGCCTCCCAGAAGCGCTTGGCCGAATCAGAGCGCGACCGCCTGCAGCGATCGTTGTCAGAGTCCGCGCAAAAGACCGCCGAGATAGAGGTTTTGGGTGAGGAGAGCAACTGCCCCACCTGCCTGCGCAGGATGGGGAGGCAGTACGCCGACCTGCTGCGCCGGTACGCGGAGGAGCAAGGGTCCATATCCGACAACCTGGTGGAGCTGGGACGGACCATAGAGGAACTTGAAGGGCAACGTAGAAAGAACGAACAGCGCAAGAAGGTGCTGGAAGATCGGCGCAAGGAACTCCTGGAGCAATCGAGAAATGTCGCCTCCCTGCGGGAAAGGGAGCGCAAGATACTGCAATCACTGGATATAATTGCGGAAAGGAACGATGTGCTGAAAAAGGAGCTGACCGCCATGGGCGCGGTGGAATACGATCAGACCGCCCACGATCATGCCCGACGGAAAATGATCGATCTGGAACCGGCCCACCTGGCAGTCGGCAAGGCCCAGACCAGATTGGAACGGCTCCCGCTGGCCGAGACCGAGCAAGGGGGGATGAGTTCTATCCTGACCGAGGAGGAGGGGCAACTGAGCGGCGTCTCCCAAGAAAGGAGCGATCTGAACTTCGATGCCCTTGTCCTTCAACAACGGAAGGCAAGATACGAGGAGGTCAGGGACAAGGAGGAGAAGCTGGCCCAGGAGATGGTCCGCGTCGATGGTGAGAAGCGCCGTTTGATCTCGGAGATGGAAGGGCTGAACAAAAGATCGGAGGAGCTTGATGAGATCAAGACCAGACATCGGGTCCTGATGACCGACCTGGAGATGCTGAACCGCCTTGGCCAGGTGATGAGGGACTTTAAGGAGAACGTCATCTCCCGGGTGATCCCGACCCTTTCGAACGTCTCCTCGGACCTCTTGTCGCAATTGACCGACGGCAAGTACGGCGGCATACGTTTGGACGAGGAGTACCAGATGTACCTGTATGATCAGGGGGAGGAGCACCCGCTGGAACGGTTCTCCGGAGGCGAATCTGACCTGGCCAATCTCTGCCTGAGGCTGGCGATCTCCCGCATGATCATGGAGCGTTCCGGCAGCCAGATGAACTTCATGGTGCTGGATGAGATATTCGGCTCCCAGGACCAGTCGCGCAAGCGCAACATACTGGAGACTTTGGGGCAGCTGCAGAAACAGTTCCGGCAGATACTGCTGATCACTCATATCGAAGATGTGAAGGATAATGTCAGCGCGGTGCTGAAGGTAACAGAAAAAGAGGATGGCTCCAGTGCCGTGGCACTGGAGGATTAG